The proteins below come from a single Corylus avellana chromosome ca3, CavTom2PMs-1.0 genomic window:
- the LOC132173368 gene encoding glutamate--cysteine ligase, chloroplastic-like gives MALLISQPGQAHFMAYGVKRNMVASSKKETCVGFSSSPHLAKTGVGRKQGHKVIVPATATEATVLPTKPLTKDDLVGYFASGCKPKEEWRIGTEHEKFGFQLRTLCPITYEQIEELLNDVAAIFGWDKVMEGDNLIGLKKGKQSISLEGGGQLELSGAPVKTLHETYAEIKSHLCQVKAVATKMGIGFLGIGFQPKGGLKDMPTMPKPHQEILAGYLAKVGPLGIDTLRRTCTVQVNLDYSSEADMIRKFRASLALQPIATALFANSPFAEGNPNGYLSLRSHFWTGHDKSRTGMLPFVFDDSFGFERYVDYALDVPMVYIYRKKKYIDSAGMSFRDFMAGKLPCLPGELPALNDWENHLGTLYPEVRMKTYLEMRGADAGPLAMLCALPAFWVGLLYDEVSLQNVLDLIADWTMEEREMLRNMVPKIGLKTPFRDGLLRHVAEDVVKWAQDGLDRRGFRESGFLDEVAEVVKTGVTPAEKLLEMHQGKWGQCVDPVFHELLY, from the exons ATGGCACTGCTAATTTCCCAACCAGGTCAAGCACATTTCATGGCTTATGGCGTGAAGAGAAATATGGTGGCATCTAGTAAGAAGGAAACTTGTGTTGGTTTTTCTTCCTCACCTCATTTAGCTAAAACTGGGGTTGGAAGGAAACAAGGGCATAAAGTGATTGTTCCAGCAACTGCCACCGAGGCCACTGTATTGCCTACAAAGCCACTAACAAAAGATGATCTTGTCGGTTACTTTGCCTCTGGCTGCAAGCCTAAGGAGGAATGGAG AATAGGAACTGAGCATGAAAAGTTTGGTTTCCAGTTGAGAACTCTATGCCCCATAACATATGAACAAATAGAAGAGTTACTCAACGATGTTGCTGCAATATTTGGTTGGGACAAAGTCATGGAAGGTGACAACCTTATTGGACTCAAAAAg GGTAAGCAGAGCATATCACTGGAGGGTGGTGGACAGCTTGAGCTTAGCGGTGCACCTGTCAAAACATTACATGAAACTTATGCCGAGATTAAATCACACCTATGTCAG gtaaaagCTGTTGCAACAAAAATGGGAATTGGATTCTTAGGAATAGGTTTCCAGCCCAAAGGGGGACTTAAGGACATGCCTACAATGCCCAAG CCACATCAAGAGATTTTAGCAGGATACCTTGCTAAAGTTGGCCCACTTGGAATCGATACATTGCGTAGAACATGCACTGTCCAG GTTAATCTGGATTACAGTTCAGAAGCTGACATGATCAGGAAATTTCGGGCAAGTCTTGCTTTGCAGCCT ATAGCAACAGCACTATTTGCAAATTCACCTTTTGCTGAAGGAAATCCAAATGGTTATCTCAGCTTGAGAAG CCATTTCTGGACTGGCCATGATAAAAGTCGTACTGGCATGCTCCCCTTTGTTTTTGATGACTCCTTTGG GTTTGAGCGGTATGTTGATTATGCTCTTGATGTTCCAATGGTTTACATTTacaggaaaaagaaatatattgacAGTGCTGGAATGTCATTCAGG GACTTTATGGCAGGAAAACTTCCTTGTCTACCGGGTGAATTGCCAGCACTCAATGATTGGGAGAATCATTTGGGAACATTATATCCTGAG GTTCGGATGAAGACATACTTAGAGATGAGGGGTGCTGATGCAGGGCCTTTGGCAATGTTATGTGCTTTGCCAGCATTTTGG GTAGGTTTACTATATGATGAGGTTTCACTTCAAAATGTTCTGGACTTGATAGCTGATTGGACCATGGAAGAACGAGAGATGTTGAGGAATATG GTTCCTAAGATTGGTCTAAAAACACCATTTCGGGATGGATTGCTAAGGCATGTTGCTGAAGATGTTGTCAAGTGGGCGCAG GATGGCTTGGACAGAAGAGGCTTTAGGGAATCAGGGTTCCTTGATGAGGTGGCCGAGGTGGTAAAAACAG GAGTGACACCTGCCGAGAAGCTTTTGGAGATGCACCAGGGGAAGTGGGGACAATGTGTGGATCCTGTCTTTCATGAGCTACTCTATTGA